A part of Camelus bactrianus isolate YW-2024 breed Bactrian camel chromosome 7, ASM4877302v1, whole genome shotgun sequence genomic DNA contains:
- the FERD3L gene encoding fer3-like protein: MAAYPESYVDATMLDFVADLSLASPGHPLLCDFAPRVPFGDHRDLGLREGRPRSLAHFEEEDPEEEEGEVEEGEDGEEEEEHGRGASLLGRPKRKRVITYAQRQAANIRERKRMFNLNEAFDQLRRKVPTFAYEKRLSRIETLRLAIVYISFMTELLESFEKKETG; the protein is encoded by the coding sequence ATGGCAGCATATCCCGAGAGCTACGTGGACGCCACCATGCTGGACTTCGTCGCAGACCTGTCCCTGGCCTCCCCAGGGCACCCTCTCCTCTGTGACTTCGCACCCCGAGTCCCCTTTGGGGACCACCGAGACCTTGGGCTCCGAGAGGGAAGACCCAGGAGTCTGGCGCACTTTGAGGAGGAGGATCCTGAAGAAGAGGAGGGTGAAGTAGAAGAAGGAGAAGacggggaggaagaagaggagcacGGGAGAGGTGCCTCCCTGCTGGGCCGCCCCAAGAGAAAAAGGGTGATCACTTATGCCCAGCGCCAAGCCGCCAACATCCGTGAGAGGAAGCGGATGTTCAACCTCAACGAGGCCTTCGACCAGCTGCGGAGGAAAGTGCCCACTTTTGCTTACGAAAAGAGGCTGTCCCGGATCGAGACCCTACGCCTGGCCATCGTCTACATTTCCTTCATGACCGAGCTCTTGGAGAGCTTCGAGAAGAAGGAAACTGGCTGA
- the TWIST1 gene encoding twist-related protein 1 — protein sequence MMQDVSSSPVSPADDSLSNSEEEPDRQQPPSGKRGGRKRRSSRRSAGGGAGPGGAAGGGVGGGEEPGSPAQGKRGKKSAGCGGGGAGGGGSSSGGGSPQSYEELQTQRVMANVRERQRTQSLNEAFAALRKIIPTLPSDKLSKIQTLKLAARYIDFLYQVLQSDELDSKMASCSYVAHERLSYAFSVWRMEGAWSMSASH from the coding sequence ATGATGCAGGACGTGTCCAGCTCGCCAGTCTCGCCGGCCGACGACAGCCTGAGCAACAGCGAGGAGGAGCCGGACCGGCAGCAGCCACCGAGCGGCAAGCGCGGGGGGCGCAAGCGGCGCAGCAGCCGGCGCAGCGCGGGGGGCGGCGCGGGGCCcggcggggccgcgggcggggGCGTCGGAGGCGGCGAGGAGCCTGGCAGCCCGGCTCAAGGCAAGCGCGGCAAGAAGtctgcgggctgcggcggcggcggcgcgggcggcggcggcagcagcagcggcggcgggaGTCCGCAGTCCTACGAGGAGCTGCAGACTCAGCGGGTCATGGCCAACGTGCGGGAGCGCCAACGCACGCAGTCGCTGAACGAGGCGTTCGCCGCGCTGCGGAAGATCATCCCCACGCTGCCCTCGGACAAGCTGAGCAAGATCCAGACCCTCAAGTTGGCGGCCAGGTACATCGACTTCCTCTACCAGGTCCTCCAGAGCGACGAGCTGGACTCCAAGATGGCAAGCTGCAGCTATGTGGCCCACGAGCGGCTCAGCTACGCCTTCTCGGTCTGGAGGATGGAGGGGGCCTGGTCCATGTCCGCGTCCCACTAG